Proteins from one Dysgonomonas sp. HDW5A genomic window:
- a CDS encoding glycosyltransferase family 4 protein: MTIFFATKVRGFFKHLFSNKKINASFTYSTNQVYETGSNVSKLLAKMIRFSICDFLGIIQVVTKKNETCDLYGSYNRFLNTDKSYFIYVENPTALFHYSINRSKTLLGKRKVSKCINDVNLKALVFMSKACANTFESVCHSIPSNIEKRIIYPYVPSNSQISVEDIKLKSQTPQLKLLYIAQGMRFTSKGGLEVIDAFVKLYSLGYTDISLTMITSIDEIDQQLKDRINRIEGIKLYDFKFDYQQMERMYAESHILLQPTSEDSFGLTILEAMKAGLPVLATKLYSIPELIVHGKNGFLTEPHYWFFDQNNIPNPTVWNSRKETIYSEKISDSIVSFLCNSIINLNNDRSLLEKMSLSSYRIAHSFPFDEESIVDQWNSLIEKITKISD; this comes from the coding sequence ATGACTATATTTTTTGCAACAAAAGTTAGAGGTTTTTTTAAACATCTATTTTCAAATAAAAAAATAAATGCGAGTTTTACTTATTCGACTAATCAAGTGTATGAAACAGGCTCTAATGTTTCTAAGCTATTAGCAAAAATGATAAGATTCTCGATTTGTGATTTCTTGGGTATTATTCAAGTTGTAACAAAAAAGAATGAGACATGTGATCTATATGGCAGTTATAATCGTTTTTTAAATACTGATAAGTCTTATTTTATATATGTGGAAAACCCAACAGCTCTTTTTCACTATTCTATAAATAGGAGTAAAACACTATTAGGTAAGAGAAAAGTCTCTAAATGTATAAATGATGTAAATTTGAAAGCTTTAGTTTTTATGTCTAAAGCATGTGCTAATACCTTTGAGTCTGTATGCCACTCTATTCCTTCCAATATTGAAAAGAGAATAATATATCCTTATGTACCCTCTAATTCGCAAATTTCAGTTGAAGATATAAAGTTGAAAAGTCAAACTCCCCAGTTAAAACTCTTATATATTGCTCAAGGAATGCGCTTTACATCTAAGGGTGGATTAGAGGTCATAGATGCATTTGTAAAGCTCTATAGTTTAGGTTACACGGATATTTCTTTGACTATGATTACATCTATTGATGAAATAGATCAGCAACTTAAGGATAGGATAAATAGAATTGAAGGAATAAAATTATATGATTTTAAATTTGATTATCAGCAGATGGAGAGAATGTACGCAGAGTCTCATATATTGCTTCAACCAACAAGTGAGGACAGCTTTGGGCTTACTATATTGGAAGCGATGAAAGCAGGACTGCCTGTTCTTGCTACAAAGTTGTATTCGATTCCAGAGCTAATAGTGCATGGGAAAAATGGGTTTTTGACAGAGCCGCATTATTGGTTTTTCGATCAGAATAATATTCCCAATCCTACAGTCTGGAATAGTCGAAAAGAGACAATATATTCAGAAAAGATATCCGATAGCATAGTCTCTTTTTTATGCAATTCAATTATCAATCTAAATAACGATAGGAGTTTGTTGGAGAAGATGTCTCTATCCTCGTATAGAATAGCTCACAGTTTCCCTTTTGATGAAGAGTCAATTGTTGATCAATGGAATAGTTTGATAGAGAAAATTACTAAAATTTCAGATTAA
- the wzx gene encoding O-unit flippase-like protein, translating to MQKNSINITKSDVIWNYLGYGLSFGINIFLLPLVLHFLPEKEMGLWYVFMAISSLIILLDLGFTPQISRTITYVYSGATNIEREGIQDTDIKKGVDFKFLCKIIYTSKYMYIIIATIALFLLLTVGTPYIQYVSVDIYSMQILVAWIIFSLACFINLFFSYYTSIFKGIGKFVILSKAAVFSKLSQICVAFVFLYFGFGILAMSISYFFSGIVYRCILYYFFRYKIDIGKKLKESSLTIKKSEIFETFKTMSHNAWRDGLVTISRYIFNQSNTLICSAYLGLVETASYALSVQIITVISYVSLIYYTTVQPAITEAIFKKDKEKSIKIFSMAWVIFILFFIISVFLVAICGKSIFVLIKSQTTFYVKMFVIVAIYTFLEANHSLFASYISTSNRLPYTGAYVASAIFSIVLSIILVTQTHLGIWALIISPLIVQLFYNNWKWPYFVLKENNINLLRLINLGYSEITRYLNLNKKIIQ from the coding sequence ATGCAAAAAAATAGTATAAACATAACTAAGAGTGATGTAATATGGAATTACCTGGGATATGGTCTTTCCTTTGGTATTAATATTTTTTTATTACCACTGGTTCTTCATTTTCTACCAGAGAAGGAGATGGGCTTATGGTATGTCTTTATGGCAATTAGTTCACTCATTATTTTACTAGATTTAGGTTTTACACCACAAATATCAAGAACAATTACTTATGTGTATTCAGGGGCAACGAATATAGAGAGGGAAGGGATACAAGATACTGATATAAAAAAAGGTGTTGATTTTAAGTTTTTGTGTAAAATTATTTATACATCCAAGTATATGTATATAATAATTGCTACAATAGCTTTATTCCTTTTGTTAACTGTAGGCACACCTTATATTCAATATGTTTCTGTAGATATATATTCCATGCAGATATTGGTGGCATGGATTATTTTTTCTTTAGCGTGTTTTATTAACTTATTCTTTTCTTATTATACATCAATATTTAAAGGAATAGGAAAGTTTGTCATCTTGAGTAAGGCTGCTGTTTTTTCTAAATTATCTCAAATTTGTGTTGCTTTCGTATTCCTCTATTTCGGATTTGGGATACTAGCTATGTCCATTTCATATTTTTTTAGTGGGATAGTTTATCGATGTATCCTTTACTATTTTTTCCGTTATAAAATAGATATTGGTAAAAAACTAAAAGAATCATCTCTAACAATAAAAAAGAGTGAGATTTTTGAAACTTTTAAAACTATGTCCCATAATGCATGGAGAGATGGTTTGGTTACCATATCTAGATATATTTTCAATCAATCAAATACATTAATATGTTCGGCATACTTAGGGTTAGTTGAGACTGCTTCCTATGCATTATCTGTTCAAATAATAACAGTAATATCATATGTTTCTCTAATATATTATACAACAGTACAACCGGCGATTACGGAAGCAATTTTTAAAAAGGATAAAGAAAAAAGCATAAAAATATTTTCTATGGCTTGGGTCATTTTTATTTTATTTTTTATAATATCAGTTTTTTTAGTTGCTATTTGTGGGAAGTCTATCTTCGTTTTGATAAAATCTCAAACAACTTTTTATGTTAAAATGTTCGTTATAGTAGCCATTTATACTTTTTTAGAAGCTAATCATTCGCTATTTGCTTCCTATATTTCAACATCTAATAGATTACCTTACACAGGTGCCTATGTCGCAAGTGCTATTTTTTCAATTGTGTTATCAATTATATTAGTCACCCAAACACATCTTGGTATTTGGGCTTTGATTATCTCACCTTTAATAGTTCAATTATTCTACAACAATTGGAAATGGCCATACTTTGTATTGAAAGAAAATAATATAAATTTATTGAGGTTAATAAATTTAGGCTATTCTGAAATAACTAGATATTTAAATTTAAATAAAAAAATAATTCAATGA
- a CDS encoding acyltransferase family protein: MQNTLLGKSRLLWPDYAKAIGLFFVILGHIRLNESMIHNWIFSFHMPLFFILSGYFEKKTSFRDVLKKNTRTLLIPYSIFYLISFIWWFLNEYILHSSTNFTFYKAIVLPLLGMFFAEGRDTLFSKTVNEPLWFLVGLFFCKLFFHISLNLSKKYWILILINFIAILIILMIKLLNLNILFSIDTAIMALPFYTFGYFFNKIGLKKIITNRTLATLLSASFIIVGYLLCQINGEVDMNYLIYGNNIIVFYINGIVGSLGIILLCMIFSNTKYKLFLYLGSNSLVAFALHGICILLVRKLYFSLILRTKMPDFNSFTTSEGILISFVVLFVLVIPIYIINKYFPFIIGKGYKF; this comes from the coding sequence ATGCAAAATACTTTATTGGGAAAGTCGCGTTTATTATGGCCAGATTACGCTAAGGCAATAGGGCTTTTTTTTGTAATACTAGGCCATATAAGGTTAAATGAATCCATGATACACAACTGGATATTTTCCTTTCATATGCCTTTGTTTTTCATTTTATCGGGTTATTTTGAGAAGAAAACTTCGTTTAGAGATGTATTAAAGAAAAATACAAGGACTTTATTAATTCCTTATTCTATATTTTATCTAATATCATTTATTTGGTGGTTTTTAAATGAGTATATATTACATTCTAGTACGAACTTTACATTCTATAAAGCAATTGTATTACCATTGTTAGGTATGTTTTTTGCTGAGGGAAGAGATACTTTATTCTCAAAGACAGTTAATGAACCTTTGTGGTTTTTGGTTGGATTGTTCTTTTGCAAATTATTTTTTCATATAAGTTTAAATTTGTCAAAAAAATATTGGATATTAATTCTAATAAATTTTATCGCTATACTTATTATCTTAATGATCAAGTTGCTTAATCTAAATATATTGTTTAGTATTGATACAGCAATTATGGCTTTACCGTTTTATACTTTTGGATATTTTTTTAATAAGATAGGATTAAAAAAAATAATTACTAATCGTACTTTAGCCACTTTATTATCTGCAAGTTTCATAATTGTAGGTTATTTGTTATGTCAAATAAATGGAGAAGTAGATATGAATTATTTAATATATGGAAATAATATCATAGTATTTTATATTAATGGTATTGTTGGCTCTTTAGGTATAATATTATTGTGTATGATTTTTTCTAATACTAAATATAAGTTATTTTTATATTTGGGATCAAATAGTCTAGTAGCATTTGCTTTACATGGTATTTGCATTTTATTGGTTCGAAAGTTATACTTTTCTCTAATACTTCGTACTAAAATGCCTGATTTTAATAGCTTTACTACATCGGAAGGGATCTTAATATCTTTTGTTGTTTTATTTGTTTTAGTAATCCCAATTTATATTATAAATAAATATTTTCCTTTCATAATAGGTAAAGGCTATAAGTTCTAA
- a CDS encoding type 1 glutamine amidotransferase, translated as MKSNSLRIHCLIHVCFEGIGHIQLWANKHKHHLSYTHLFEEANFPNQDEFDMLIIMGGPMNIYEEGIYSWLVTEKRFIKETIESNKAVIGFCLGSQLIADVLGGKVTTNNYKEIGWLPIRWTDAAKEIPILEKDALAPLVFHWHGDTFSIPPDSIRLASSTGCLNQSFLYNEKVLGLQFHLEVTSDSLEKMLINGAEELTEGKYIQSAQHIKDCSSDFIPQCNHLLEEILDWLSSK; from the coding sequence ATGAAATCAAACAGCCTGAGAATCCATTGTCTGATCCATGTCTGCTTCGAAGGAATCGGACATATTCAATTATGGGCCAATAAGCATAAACATCACTTAAGCTATACACACCTTTTCGAGGAAGCAAATTTTCCGAATCAGGATGAGTTTGATATGCTGATTATAATGGGAGGCCCCATGAATATCTACGAAGAAGGTATTTATTCTTGGTTAGTGACAGAGAAGAGATTCATTAAGGAAACAATAGAATCGAATAAAGCGGTAATTGGTTTTTGTTTAGGTTCTCAACTTATAGCCGATGTATTGGGTGGAAAAGTCACAACAAATAATTATAAAGAGATAGGCTGGTTGCCCATTCGATGGACTGATGCCGCTAAAGAAATTCCAATTTTAGAGAAAGATGCTCTTGCCCCTTTGGTATTTCACTGGCATGGAGATACATTCAGCATTCCTCCGGATAGCATCAGACTAGCTTCTAGTACAGGGTGTCTTAATCAGTCATTCTTATATAATGAAAAAGTATTAGGCTTACAGTTTCACTTAGAAGTTACTTCCGACTCTTTAGAGAAGATGCTTATAAATGGAGCCGAAGAGTTAACTGAGGGCAAGTATATACAATCAGCACAGCATATAAAAGATTGTAGCAGTGATTTCATTCCGCAATGCAATCATTTACTTGAAGAGATTCTTGATTGGTTAAGTTCTAAATAA
- a CDS encoding NAD(P)-dependent oxidoreductase, whose product MAKPKISWIGLGHMGTPMASNLLKAGFDIAVYNRSVEKLKPLTDAGAKPYVSLDDVRDNSNVIFTMLSDDSAVSSVYADLLKDSVSEKLFINMSTISSELTKRLAAEIESKGGYYLEAPVSGSVKPAIDGTLIILAAGREPDYEFATTYFEKLGKLSLYLGEVGQGAKAKLAINYYMSVVIEGLAETVLFAEKNGIDKETMMFIVNESACGSPMSKMKTPSIIQDNYPAAFPLKHMDKDIRLAKAEGLNTETSNAMKNIYQDAMEANLGDNDLMAVIKTVKSKYFE is encoded by the coding sequence ATGGCAAAACCTAAAATCTCTTGGATAGGATTGGGACACATGGGAACCCCAATGGCTTCAAATCTGCTAAAAGCAGGATTTGATATAGCAGTGTATAATCGTTCAGTTGAAAAATTGAAACCACTGACCGATGCCGGAGCTAAACCTTACGTATCTTTAGATGATGTTCGGGATAATTCGAATGTTATTTTCACAATGTTATCGGATGATTCGGCTGTATCCTCAGTATATGCTGATTTATTGAAAGATTCTGTTTCGGAGAAGCTCTTTATCAATATGAGCACCATTTCTTCAGAACTAACGAAGCGATTAGCAGCAGAAATAGAATCAAAAGGAGGTTATTATTTGGAAGCTCCCGTCTCAGGAAGTGTAAAGCCTGCTATAGACGGAACGCTTATAATATTAGCGGCCGGTAGAGAACCCGACTATGAATTCGCTACAACTTATTTCGAGAAACTAGGTAAACTATCCTTATATTTGGGAGAAGTAGGGCAGGGAGCCAAAGCTAAATTAGCGATTAACTATTATATGTCTGTTGTTATTGAGGGATTAGCCGAAACTGTCCTTTTTGCAGAGAAGAATGGTATTGATAAAGAAACAATGATGTTTATTGTCAATGAAAGTGCTTGTGGTAGCCCTATGTCAAAGATGAAAACACCTTCCATTATACAAGATAACTACCCGGCGGCTTTTCCGCTTAAACATATGGATAAAGATATACGTTTGGCAAAGGCAGAAGGGTTAAATACCGAAACCTCCAATGCGATGAAGAATATCTATCAAGACGCTATGGAAGCAAACTTGGGTGACAATGACCTTATGGCTGTAATAAAGACGGTAAAATCGAAATATTTTGAATAA
- a CDS encoding YihY/virulence factor BrkB family protein — MIDKVTKFIQRLLHFLSIGIWRIDTNGLGRLRAISYNSIKSFVLTYRNLNWSLVNTRASALTYSTLLSIVPLLAVLFAIARGFGFQNILQSQLFGYFQGQEQALSTAMRFIDKSLEYAQGGVFLGVGLVLLLYTALNLVSNIEDNFNSTWGIKNGRSYYRQFTDYTGLLLVAPVLLVCNAGFSIILNSSLETHIIGVFINPFIKVLPFILTILLFTFVYAYIPNTKVKISSAIFAGIIAGVAFQIFQQIYISGQLWISKYNTIYGSFAALPLLLLWLQISWLIVLIGVKLSFSHQNIAKFNFEKETKDITRRYKDFIILLISTLIVKRFEEGEKPYTANEISEKYKIPTRLTSDIIYLLLDLNIIVETPSEKDMVPAYIPALDINKISVSYLFHKVDSFGSEDFNIDITDEFTDEWNVINDIRNTIHEKEKNTLIKDL, encoded by the coding sequence ATGATTGATAAAGTAACAAAATTTATACAACGACTACTCCATTTTCTATCTATCGGAATCTGGAGGATAGATACTAACGGATTGGGAAGACTCCGGGCTATATCCTACAATAGTATCAAATCGTTTGTTCTGACCTATCGAAATCTAAACTGGTCACTGGTTAATACTCGGGCTTCGGCACTCACATATAGCACCCTTTTATCGATTGTTCCGCTACTTGCGGTATTATTTGCCATCGCAAGAGGCTTTGGATTTCAGAATATCCTTCAAAGCCAATTGTTCGGTTATTTTCAGGGACAGGAACAGGCTCTTTCGACAGCGATGCGATTTATCGATAAATCACTTGAATATGCTCAAGGTGGAGTTTTTCTGGGTGTAGGTCTTGTGCTGTTACTCTACACTGCTTTAAATCTGGTTTCGAATATTGAAGACAACTTTAATTCTACCTGGGGAATCAAAAATGGCAGATCGTACTATCGTCAATTTACCGATTATACCGGGCTGCTTCTTGTTGCACCTGTACTTTTAGTTTGTAATGCCGGTTTTTCTATCATATTAAATTCATCGCTGGAGACTCACATCATTGGAGTATTTATCAATCCTTTCATCAAGGTATTGCCGTTTATCCTGACTATACTTCTGTTCACTTTTGTGTATGCTTACATTCCTAATACTAAGGTAAAAATTAGCAGTGCAATTTTTGCCGGTATCATTGCCGGTGTGGCTTTTCAGATTTTCCAACAAATATACATCAGCGGACAGTTATGGATATCTAAATACAATACCATCTACGGTAGTTTCGCTGCACTTCCTTTGTTGTTATTATGGCTGCAAATATCATGGCTGATTGTTTTAATAGGTGTAAAGCTATCTTTTTCTCATCAGAATATTGCTAAATTTAATTTCGAGAAAGAAACCAAAGATATTACCCGTAGATATAAGGACTTTATCATATTACTGATTTCAACGCTTATAGTAAAGCGTTTCGAGGAAGGCGAGAAGCCTTATACGGCAAATGAGATATCCGAAAAGTATAAAATACCAACCCGTCTTACCAGCGATATTATTTACCTATTACTTGATCTGAATATTATCGTTGAAACACCATCGGAGAAAGACATGGTGCCTGCATATATACCTGCTCTTGACATTAACAAAATATCGGTAAGTTATCTATTCCATAAGGTTGACAGTTTTGGTTCGGAAGATTTCAATATAGATATTACAGACGAGTTTACGGACGAATGGAATGTTATCAATGATATCAGGAATACTATTCATGAAAAAGAAAAGAATACGCTGATAAAAGATCTGTAA
- a CDS encoding glycosyltransferase family 2 protein: protein MDKYLVSIITPTHNSAKFVEKTISGILAQTYSNWELLITDDCSTDDTCAILESFVNLDSRIKLFKLDKNAGAGVARNHSIENAQGRFIAFCDSDDLWYPEKLEKQIQFMLDKDTALTYTNYEEIDEKGQFLRKVYAPDKVYYKQMLKVDYVGFSTAIYDVKLLGKIYMNPQRKRQDWILLLTILKKTDFGHGLLETLVSYRIRENSISSNKILLYQYIWRVYRDSQEFSRLKSGYYLFLYTFSYFKKRFRSKIS from the coding sequence ATGGATAAATATTTAGTGTCTATAATAACACCAACTCATAATTCAGCAAAATTTGTAGAGAAAACAATTTCTGGTATTCTTGCTCAAACGTATTCAAATTGGGAGTTATTAATTACGGATGATTGTTCAACTGATGATACATGTGCTATTTTAGAGTCTTTTGTCAATTTAGATAGTAGAATAAAACTTTTTAAATTGGACAAAAATGCAGGAGCAGGGGTTGCAAGAAATCATTCTATAGAAAATGCGCAAGGTCGTTTTATCGCTTTTTGTGATAGTGATGATTTATGGTATCCGGAAAAATTAGAGAAGCAAATACAATTTATGCTGGATAAGGATACAGCATTAACCTATACCAATTATGAAGAAATTGATGAGAAGGGTCAGTTCTTAAGAAAGGTATATGCTCCTGATAAAGTATATTATAAACAAATGTTGAAAGTTGACTATGTGGGATTCTCTACAGCTATATATGATGTTAAGTTATTAGGGAAGATTTATATGAATCCTCAAAGGAAGAGGCAGGATTGGATATTATTATTAACTATTTTAAAGAAGACAGATTTTGGTCATGGGCTGTTAGAAACATTGGTTTCATATCGAATAAGAGAGAATTCAATTTCATCAAACAAAATTCTTCTATATCAATATATTTGGAGAGTTTACCGGGATAGTCAAGAGTTTTCAAGATTAAAATCAGGTTATTACTTATTTCTATATACTTTCTCGTACTTCAAGAAAAGATTTAGATCTAAAATTTCATAG
- a CDS encoding glycosyltransferase: MKILVSVPGYSIPGGKTSLTYVHVRNLYYRSQGIDVSVLNFSSKEDYFLDDIPVFSLKSIENKLKIENFDILVCHAPNIRNHYFFLKKYENCFSHIVFVYHGHEVLNINKVYSKPYAFVKKSSLIKRISQELYDKFKLRTWRLYLPKLKNKSYHLFVSNWMHNEFLKWTKISPDIIEGKYSITYNSVGNLFAQNNYNPVKDIKYDFITIREGLDGSKYAIDIVNQLAYDNPQFKFLIVGKGEFFNYHKKADNIIRLETNLNHTQIINLLNESRCALMPTRTDAQGLMMCEMATFGIPLITSDIPVCHEVFASFKNVELIDNEEKGIDLKVILNNLEKDLPYEKNTTYFIKDTTEKEVALFYNLMEK; encoded by the coding sequence ATGAAAATATTAGTATCTGTTCCTGGATACAGTATCCCTGGAGGCAAAACATCATTAACATATGTTCATGTACGAAATTTATATTATAGAAGTCAAGGTATAGATGTTTCGGTACTAAATTTCTCAAGTAAAGAGGATTACTTTCTCGATGATATTCCTGTATTTTCATTAAAATCGATTGAAAATAAACTGAAAATTGAGAATTTTGATATCTTAGTCTGTCATGCTCCAAATATAAGGAATCATTATTTTTTTCTAAAGAAATATGAGAATTGTTTTTCTCATATAGTCTTTGTTTACCATGGACATGAGGTTTTAAATATTAATAAGGTTTATTCAAAGCCTTATGCTTTTGTGAAAAAATCGTCACTAATAAAAAGAATATCTCAAGAACTTTATGATAAATTTAAACTTAGGACATGGAGACTTTATTTGCCTAAATTAAAAAATAAATCTTACCATCTTTTTGTCAGTAACTGGATGCATAATGAGTTTCTTAAATGGACTAAGATTTCTCCTGATATTATTGAAGGAAAATATAGTATAACTTATAATTCGGTTGGTAATCTATTTGCGCAAAATAATTATAATCCTGTAAAAGATATAAAATATGATTTTATAACAATTCGAGAAGGTTTAGATGGTTCTAAATATGCTATAGATATTGTTAATCAGTTAGCATATGATAACCCTCAATTTAAGTTCCTTATAGTCGGAAAGGGCGAATTTTTTAATTATCATAAAAAGGCTGATAATATCATAAGATTAGAAACAAATTTAAATCATACACAAATTATTAATCTTTTAAATGAGTCAAGGTGTGCTTTAATGCCTACTCGGACAGATGCTCAGGGATTGATGATGTGTGAAATGGCAACATTTGGAATTCCTCTTATTACTTCTGATATCCCTGTTTGTCATGAGGTTTTCGCATCTTTTAAGAACGTTGAACTAATTGACAATGAAGAAAAAGGGATTGATCTGAAGGTCATTCTAAATAATTTAGAAAAAGATCTTCCTTATGAAAAGAACACCACCTACTTTATTAAAGATACAACAGAAAAGGAAGTAGCTCTCTTTTATAATTTAATGGAAAAATAA
- a CDS encoding lipopolysaccharide assembly protein LapB, producing MKLLLKYLFLMVTGTLLFSCQKDNSQEKLLKQAENNLVIGKPEITLNLLASIQNPEKMDKVSYMQYIVTYVGAKKETKADITSDTLIFEAQNYFNDTKDYKNSALANYYAGWVFYVNNKLPQSLGSFMYGAEAADKSKDHLLAAKSFNNIGYIYFGRMLLDSAIVNYKKALEHYDKIENVDKNRIQVLTNIGLAFEGNNKLDSAYVYFQKGLDLAKQTGNKLEESQLYQNLGLVSFGKGEDEKAIEYFKSALAMDITSNEQTRQINLQLLKIYNKRQDLQSAKEYAVLVTANLSEVTYNYTIKKMYAALADYYRQLGDYKKALEYSDLERVTNEEIEKEKNVPALLEVDKSFHLAKKDREVQELKSDVVFFLVVGGVIICIILVFIFFVWNDNKRGKAEIRECAERYDEIKALLFSMGEKYPKIEAEIKSMLEDD from the coding sequence ATGAAACTACTACTTAAATATTTATTTTTAATGGTGACAGGAACATTATTGTTCTCATGTCAAAAAGATAACTCGCAAGAAAAATTACTTAAACAAGCTGAAAATAACTTGGTTATTGGTAAGCCTGAAATTACCCTTAATTTATTAGCATCCATTCAAAACCCTGAGAAGATGGACAAGGTCAGTTATATGCAATATATAGTAACCTATGTAGGGGCAAAAAAGGAAACGAAAGCTGATATAACATCAGATACATTGATATTTGAGGCTCAAAACTATTTTAATGACACAAAGGATTATAAAAACTCAGCTTTAGCTAATTACTACGCAGGGTGGGTATTTTATGTAAATAATAAGCTGCCTCAATCCTTAGGATCTTTTATGTACGGTGCTGAGGCAGCTGACAAATCAAAGGATCATTTATTAGCAGCCAAGAGTTTTAATAACATCGGGTATATTTATTTTGGACGGATGCTTTTAGATAGTGCTATTGTTAATTATAAAAAGGCATTAGAGCATTATGACAAAATTGAAAATGTAGACAAGAATAGAATACAAGTGCTTACTAATATAGGATTAGCATTTGAAGGTAATAATAAGTTAGATAGTGCTTATGTATACTTTCAAAAAGGTTTAGACCTTGCTAAACAAACAGGTAATAAATTAGAAGAAAGCCAACTTTATCAGAATCTAGGATTAGTTAGCTTTGGAAAGGGAGAGGACGAAAAGGCAATTGAATATTTCAAATCTGCACTGGCTATGGATATTACGAGTAACGAACAAACAAGGCAAATCAATCTCCAGCTACTTAAAATTTATAATAAAAGACAAGATCTACAGTCCGCCAAAGAATATGCCGTTTTAGTAACAGCAAATCTGTCTGAAGTAACATATAATTATACTATCAAAAAAATGTATGCTGCCTTAGCAGATTATTACCGACAATTAGGTGACTATAAAAAAGCATTAGAATATAGCGATCTGGAGAGAGTAACTAATGAAGAAATTGAAAAAGAAAAAAATGTTCCGGCCTTGTTAGAGGTCGACAAGAGTTTCCATTTAGCAAAAAAAGATCGTGAAGTTCAAGAGCTTAAATCTGATGTTGTTTTCTTTCTTGTAGTGGGAGGAGTTATTATCTGTATTATACTAGTATTTATTTTCTTTGTTTGGAATGATAATAAAAGAGGGAAAGCCGAAATAAGAGAATGTGCTGAGAGGTACGATGAAATCAAAGCATTATTGTTTTCTATGGGTGAAAAATACCCGAAAATAGAAGCTGAAATAAAATCAATGCTCGAAGACGATTGA